A stretch of Lewinella sp. 4G2 DNA encodes these proteins:
- the nagB gene encoding glucosamine-6-phosphate deaminase, with the protein MLDILAVHDTAKADISYRHVGRTDATRYEKMHVEVFKHAAEASVAVAHEIADLIRARAYQKKRCVLGLATGSSPIKIYEELVRMHREEGLSFANVVTFNLDEYFPMERSSTRSYWYFMHEHLFSHVDIPAENINLPDGNIPLEEVYQHCVAYEEKIERFGGLDFQLLGIGRTGHIGFNEPGSNSRSLTRLITLDHLTRVDAAPDFQGINNVPTRAITMGIDTIRRAGRVVLVAWGHKKAEVVQKAVEGERTSTLPASYLQDHDNLTVLLDEEAASELRRFATPWLVGPCSWTPDLRRKAIIWLSGKVGKPILKLTERDYNNNGMSDLLALGESAYTQNIHMFNILQRTITGWPGGKPNVPDDDRPERAEPAIKRVILFSPHPDDDVISMGGTFLRLVEQGHDVHVAYQTSGNIAVSDADALRFAEFAADINGTTGVENKELATSIERLRHPDPAADVVPKDVRKIKGLIRRGEATAGARYVGLRDDHIHFLDLPFYETGKSKKNPPTQADVDITKALIEQVRPHQIFAAGDLADPHGTHKVCLDIVFEALHQLKGDPAIADTYLWLYRGAWQEWPIHEIQMAIPLSPQEVEKKRQAIFFHQSQKDGVMFQGDDEREFWQRAEARNRHTAQTYNQLGLTEYEAIEAFRRWMF; encoded by the coding sequence ATGTTAGACATCCTCGCCGTTCACGACACCGCCAAGGCCGATATTTCCTACCGCCACGTGGGCCGTACGGACGCCACCCGCTACGAAAAAATGCACGTGGAAGTGTTCAAGCACGCCGCGGAAGCTTCCGTCGCCGTGGCCCACGAGATCGCGGACCTGATCCGCGCCCGGGCCTACCAGAAAAAGCGCTGCGTGCTCGGCCTGGCCACTGGCTCTTCGCCCATCAAGATCTACGAGGAACTCGTGCGGATGCACCGCGAGGAAGGCCTGAGCTTCGCCAACGTCGTCACCTTCAATCTCGACGAATACTTCCCGATGGAGCGCAGCAGCACCCGCTCCTACTGGTACTTCATGCACGAGCACCTGTTCAGCCACGTGGACATTCCGGCCGAAAACATCAATCTGCCCGATGGAAATATCCCCCTCGAAGAAGTGTACCAGCATTGCGTGGCCTACGAGGAGAAGATTGAACGCTTCGGCGGCCTCGATTTTCAGCTACTGGGCATCGGCCGTACGGGGCACATCGGCTTCAACGAGCCGGGGTCCAACTCCCGCAGCCTCACCCGCCTGATAACGCTGGACCACCTGACGCGGGTGGACGCCGCCCCTGACTTCCAGGGCATCAACAACGTGCCGACCCGCGCCATCACGATGGGGATCGATACCATCCGCCGGGCCGGCCGCGTCGTGCTCGTCGCCTGGGGCCACAAGAAGGCCGAAGTGGTGCAAAAGGCCGTGGAGGGCGAACGCACGTCCACCCTGCCCGCCTCCTACTTGCAGGACCACGATAACCTCACGGTGCTGCTCGACGAGGAGGCCGCCTCCGAACTTCGTCGGTTCGCCACGCCCTGGCTGGTGGGCCCGTGTAGCTGGACGCCCGACCTGCGCCGCAAGGCCATCATCTGGCTGAGCGGGAAGGTGGGCAAACCCATCCTCAAACTGACGGAACGGGACTACAATAACAACGGGATGTCCGACCTGCTCGCCCTTGGGGAGAGCGCCTACACCCAGAACATCCACATGTTCAACATCCTGCAGCGGACGATCACCGGCTGGCCCGGCGGCAAACCCAATGTGCCCGATGACGACCGACCGGAACGTGCCGAACCAGCCATAAAACGGGTCATCCTCTTCAGCCCCCACCCGGACGACGACGTGATCAGCATGGGCGGCACCTTCCTGCGGTTGGTGGAGCAGGGCCACGACGTCCACGTCGCCTACCAAACGAGTGGCAACATCGCCGTTTCCGACGCGGATGCCCTCCGCTTCGCCGAGTTTGCGGCGGACATCAACGGCACCACCGGCGTCGAAAACAAGGAGTTAGCCACGAGCATCGAACGCCTCCGCCACCCGGACCCCGCCGCGGACGTTGTTCCGAAGGACGTCCGCAAGATCAAGGGCCTCATCCGCCGGGGGGAAGCCACCGCCGGCGCTCGTTACGTAGGCTTGCGGGATGACCACATTCACTTCCTCGATCTCCCCTTCTACGAGACGGGCAAGAGCAAAAAGAACCCACCCACCCAGGCGGACGTGGACATCACGAAAGCCCTCATCGAACAAGTCCGCCCCCACCAGATCTTCGCCGCGGGCGACCTGGCGGATCCCCACGGCACCCACAAGGTTTGCCTCGATATCGTTTTCGAAGCCCTCCACCAATTAAAGGGAGACCCGGCCATTGCGGATACCTACCTCTGGCTCTACCGCGGCGCCTGGCAGGAGTGGCCGATCCACGAGATCCAGATGGCCATCCCCCTCTCCCCCCAGGAGGTGGAGAAGAAGCGCCAGGCCATTTTCTTCCACCAATCCCAAAAAGACGGCGTCATGTTCCAGGGCGACGACGAACGCGAATTTTGGCAACGCGCCGAAGCCCGCAACCGCCACACCGCCCAGACCTACAACCAATTAGGCCTAACGGAATACGAAGCCATCGAAGCCTTCCGCCGCTGGATGTTCTAG
- a CDS encoding 3'-5' exonuclease codes for MLPLDRDLVFFDLEATGLNLTQDRIVQIALIKLRADGGPNEELEMKFNPGIPISAEASEVHGLYAEDLKDAPAFSDVAKRIYDFIGDADLGGYNSNRYDVPLLQEEFYRAGIYLNTSTRRLIDAQTIFYRMEPRTLSAALKFYANKEMENAHDALADVRATVDVFKGQLGAYAGAKVEGEGQDPIYPFETMDSVAAFCRDERYLDATRRLKKGPDGTPQFNFGKYSGQAVSAVFAKDPNYLKWILSKDFTTEVKALVKAIDDARRG; via the coding sequence ATGCTCCCCCTCGACCGTGATCTCGTTTTTTTTGACCTCGAAGCCACCGGCCTCAACCTGACGCAGGACCGCATCGTCCAGATCGCCCTGATCAAACTGCGGGCGGACGGCGGGCCGAACGAGGAGTTGGAGATGAAGTTCAACCCCGGCATCCCGATTAGCGCCGAGGCCAGCGAGGTGCACGGGCTCTACGCCGAGGATTTGAAGGACGCCCCCGCCTTCTCCGACGTAGCTAAACGCATCTACGATTTCATCGGCGACGCCGACCTGGGTGGCTACAATTCCAACCGCTACGACGTGCCCCTGCTGCAGGAGGAATTTTACCGCGCCGGCATTTACCTTAATACCAGTACCCGCCGTTTGATCGACGCCCAGACCATCTTTTACCGGATGGAACCGCGCACGCTTTCCGCGGCCCTCAAGTTTTACGCCAACAAGGAAATGGAGAACGCTCACGATGCCCTCGCCGACGTACGCGCCACCGTAGACGTGTTCAAAGGGCAATTAGGCGCTTACGCAGGTGCCAAGGTGGAGGGGGAGGGACAAGACCCCATTTATCCCTTCGAGACCATGGACTCCGTGGCCGCCTTCTGCCGGGATGAACGGTACTTGGACGCCACCCGCCGCCTGAAAAAAGGACCGGACGGGACGCCCCAGTTCAATTTTGGCAAGTACAGTGGCCAGGCCGTCAGCGCCGTCTTCGCCAAAGACCCGAACTACCTCAAGTGGATCCTCAGCAAGGATTTCACGACGGAGGTAAAAGCACTGGTGAAAGCGATCGATGATGCGCGGCGGGGGTAG
- a CDS encoding acetyl-CoA C-acyltransferase — MPTPAYIYDALRSPRGRAHGTHDLYEVKPIDLLSQCLRAFQRRTGLDDLPASIDDLIIGVNTPAGDQGYNIARAALLNAGWANARGGLQINRFNTSGLEAINLAAARINAGYGKVMIAGGIECMSRVPTYLNGGPMMNDPSTVINSHYIPQGVAADLVASRHGLSREDLDAYAIESHQKAAAAAEAGHFAKSIETITDANGMVILDHDSNIQPAISKEDLEGLSPRFAEMGLAGFDEMALHRFPLVDHVDHLHTTGNTSKAADGCALALLGDMAFGERLGIAPRARIRAVAMSAVDATLLSGGVNASDLALEQAGLEYGDIDLWEFNESFAAPAIRFREDLKIDPDRFNVLGGAIALGEPLGAVGGMMLCHLLTELERQDLTIGSLTIDAGAGLAVSTIIERV, encoded by the coding sequence ATGCCCACCCCCGCCTACATCTACGATGCCCTGCGCAGCCCCCGCGGCCGCGCCCACGGTACCCACGACCTCTACGAAGTCAAACCCATCGATTTGCTGAGCCAGTGCCTGCGGGCCTTTCAGCGGCGGACGGGGCTGGACGACCTGCCCGCCAGCATCGACGACCTCATCATCGGGGTGAATACGCCGGCCGGGGACCAGGGCTACAACATCGCCCGGGCCGCACTGCTGAACGCCGGCTGGGCCAACGCGCGGGGTGGGTTGCAGATCAACCGTTTCAATACGTCCGGGCTGGAGGCCATCAACCTGGCCGCGGCGCGCATCAACGCCGGGTACGGGAAGGTGATGATTGCCGGGGGCATCGAGTGCATGAGCCGGGTGCCTACCTACCTCAATGGCGGGCCGATGATGAATGACCCGTCCACGGTCATCAACAGCCACTACATTCCGCAGGGGGTAGCGGCGGACCTGGTGGCCAGTCGCCACGGCCTCTCGCGGGAGGACCTGGACGCCTACGCCATCGAAAGCCACCAAAAGGCCGCCGCCGCCGCGGAAGCCGGGCACTTCGCCAAGTCCATCGAAACCATCACGGACGCCAACGGGATGGTCATCCTCGACCACGACAGTAACATCCAGCCCGCTATTTCAAAAGAGGATCTGGAGGGGCTCTCCCCCCGCTTCGCCGAGATGGGGCTGGCCGGCTTCGATGAGATGGCCCTGCACCGCTTCCCCCTCGTGGACCACGTGGACCACCTCCACACCACGGGCAACACCAGTAAGGCCGCCGACGGCTGCGCGTTGGCTTTGCTGGGGGACATGGCCTTCGGGGAACGCCTCGGTATTGCGCCCCGGGCCCGGATCCGCGCCGTGGCGATGTCGGCCGTGGACGCTACCCTGCTTTCCGGTGGGGTGAACGCTTCGGACCTGGCCCTCGAACAAGCCGGGCTGGAGTACGGGGATATCGACCTCTGGGAATTCAACGAATCCTTCGCCGCTCCGGCCATCCGGTTCCGGGAGGACCTGAAGATCGATCCCGACCGCTTCAACGTTCTCGGGGGCGCTATCGCGCTCGGGGAACCCCTCGGTGCCGTGGGAGGGATGATGCTCTGCCACCTCCTCACCGAGCTGGAAAGACAGGACCTCACGATCGGTAGCCTTACCATTGACGCGGGGGCCGGCCTGGCCGTTTCCACCATCATTGAACGGGTGTAA
- a CDS encoding 3-hydroxyacyl-CoA dehydrogenase NAD-binding domain-containing protein, translating into MIEYRKDTDDIVTLILDMSGRQSNLLNHELVSAFKPVIAHLQSEKKANRLRGIIITSGKKDFLRQGDLDYLRQLKDPEVAFRHAQDLKNFLRDLEVPGVPVVAAINGDALGTGFELALACHHRIALADPKIRLGHPEVKIGLIPSGGAVIRLLWLLGIERAYPLLMEGRRYSPQEAIKVGIVDALADSPAELISRAKKWLLGNPDSRRPWDVIDGEIPGGTAAEPNLGHRIRLLTARLSADTYDLYPAARAIIDLLAEGSKLDFETASRLDSRYYAQIVTGEVSKNMISTFWFDKQAIRAGLGRPKGYGKFRPRRVGIIGAGQMGSGIAFLCLRNGLEVVLKDVSQPIADRGRDFVAAKIDEYIERGTFQPEEREELLGRITTTDKSADFERCDIVVEAVFENKSIKQKVTQEAEAHLDEYAVFATNTISIPITELGQNSLRPENYIGIHFFQPAEKTNVVEVVRGDHTSEETVARAFDFATSIRKLPLIVADTWGFLAARVRNTYILEGVTMLNEGYPAALIENMGRQAGMKIGPLALADELGLDLVLRYESQASEHYGDKYQQHPAVPALRKMLEDIRRGGRQKRAGFYDYDPAGRGRLWMGVAEHFPVTKEDYDRRRMRDRFLFCQVIESGWCLQEKVITEPAAANLGSVYGWGFPKYTGGVLRYVESYGKEAFIARCGELKERYGQRFTVPKYLRELEG; encoded by the coding sequence ATGATTGAATACCGTAAGGACACCGACGATATTGTAACGCTGATCCTGGACATGTCCGGCCGCCAGAGCAATTTGCTCAACCACGAGTTGGTCAGTGCCTTTAAGCCCGTGATCGCTCACCTGCAATCCGAAAAAAAGGCCAACCGCTTGCGCGGGATCATTATCACCTCCGGCAAAAAGGATTTCCTCCGCCAGGGCGACCTGGATTACCTCCGCCAGCTGAAGGACCCGGAGGTCGCCTTCCGCCACGCCCAGGACCTGAAGAATTTCCTCCGCGACCTGGAGGTGCCCGGCGTACCCGTCGTGGCCGCTATCAACGGTGACGCGCTGGGGACGGGTTTTGAGCTCGCCCTCGCCTGCCACCACCGCATCGCTTTGGCCGACCCGAAGATCCGCCTTGGCCATCCGGAAGTGAAAATCGGTTTGATCCCCAGCGGTGGGGCCGTCATCCGATTACTCTGGCTGCTCGGCATTGAGCGGGCCTACCCGCTGCTGATGGAGGGACGGCGCTACAGCCCCCAGGAAGCCATCAAGGTGGGCATCGTGGACGCGCTGGCGGATTCCCCGGCGGAGCTGATCTCCCGGGCTAAAAAATGGTTGCTGGGCAATCCCGATTCCCGGCGGCCGTGGGACGTCATTGACGGAGAGATCCCCGGCGGCACGGCGGCGGAACCCAACCTGGGCCACCGCATCCGCCTCCTCACCGCCCGTTTATCGGCGGACACCTACGACCTCTACCCCGCCGCCCGGGCCATCATCGACCTGCTAGCCGAGGGCTCCAAATTAGACTTCGAAACCGCCAGCCGGCTAGACAGTCGGTACTACGCGCAGATCGTCACCGGAGAGGTGAGTAAGAATATGATCTCCACATTCTGGTTCGATAAGCAAGCCATCCGCGCGGGCCTCGGCCGGCCGAAGGGGTACGGGAAGTTCCGCCCCCGCCGCGTCGGCATCATCGGTGCCGGGCAGATGGGTTCCGGGATCGCCTTCCTCTGCCTCCGCAACGGTCTGGAAGTGGTACTAAAGGACGTCAGCCAACCCATCGCCGACCGGGGGCGGGACTTTGTCGCCGCTAAGATCGACGAGTACATCGAGCGGGGCACCTTCCAGCCAGAAGAACGGGAGGAACTCCTGGGCCGCATCACGACGACGGACAAGAGCGCCGACTTCGAACGCTGCGACATCGTAGTGGAGGCCGTCTTCGAAAACAAGAGCATCAAACAAAAGGTGACCCAGGAGGCGGAAGCTCACCTGGACGAGTACGCCGTCTTCGCCACCAATACGATTTCCATCCCCATCACCGAACTGGGGCAGAACAGTTTGCGGCCGGAGAACTACATCGGGATCCACTTTTTCCAGCCGGCCGAAAAGACCAATGTAGTGGAGGTCGTCCGGGGAGACCATACCAGTGAAGAAACGGTAGCGCGGGCCTTCGACTTCGCGACGTCCATCCGTAAACTTCCCCTGATCGTGGCCGACACTTGGGGATTCCTGGCCGCGCGCGTTCGGAATACTTACATCCTCGAGGGCGTCACGATGCTCAACGAGGGGTACCCGGCAGCGCTCATCGAAAATATGGGGCGGCAGGCCGGCATGAAGATCGGTCCGTTAGCTCTTGCGGATGAGTTGGGCCTCGATCTCGTCCTACGTTACGAAAGTCAAGCTTCCGAGCACTACGGCGACAAGTACCAGCAGCACCCCGCCGTCCCCGCCCTCCGCAAGATGTTGGAGGACATCAGACGCGGTGGTCGGCAGAAGCGGGCCGGCTTTTACGACTACGACCCAGCCGGTCGCGGCCGCCTCTGGATGGGCGTAGCCGAGCACTTCCCCGTCACCAAAGAAGATTACGACCGGCGGCGCATGCGCGACCGTTTCCTCTTCTGCCAGGTCATCGAATCCGGCTGGTGCCTCCAGGAAAAGGTCATCACTGAGCCCGCCGCGGCTAACCTCGGCAGCGTCTACGGCTGGGGCTTCCCCAAATACACCGGCGGCGTCCTCCGCTACGTAGAATCCTACGGCAAGGAGGCCTTCATCGCGCGTTGCGGGGAATTGAAGGAACGCTATGGTCAGCGCTTCACGGTACCTAAGTATTTGCGGGAGTTGGAGGGGTAG
- a CDS encoding transposase, with translation MSTKNRKIRPTKRYGECFKRARVKDFEEGTFSVKQMVQLYGVSYQTIYNWIAKYSSMAKKNAVIVEVPNSQTAKLAELQRQLAEQQALLGRMAIQLDHKTRMLAIYEEEMPEFKKKAASTLRSADSSSKKKSQ, from the coding sequence ATGTCAACAAAAAATCGGAAGATCCGTCCCACCAAGCGCTACGGCGAGTGCTTCAAACGAGCCCGCGTCAAAGATTTTGAGGAGGGCACCTTTAGTGTCAAGCAAATGGTCCAGCTTTACGGCGTATCTTATCAAACGATCTACAACTGGATCGCTAAATACAGTAGCATGGCCAAGAAGAATGCCGTTATCGTCGAAGTCCCCAATAGTCAAACTGCTAAGCTTGCAGAACTGCAACGTCAGCTCGCCGAACAGCAAGCCCTCCTCGGTCGGATGGCCATTCAACTTGACCACAAAACGAGAATGCTGGCCATTTACGAAGAGGAGATGCCGGAGTTCAAAAAAAAAGCTGCTTCCACACTGCGCTCAGCCGACTCTTCGAGCAAAAAGAAGAGCCAATGA